A single genomic interval of Bradyrhizobium sp. sBnM-33 harbors:
- a CDS encoding alpha/beta hydrolase, whose translation MSDIYVLVHGAWHTGAEMEAVAGHLRKSGHVVHCPTVAGNNKDDDREKTGLEQAISSVVAYIEANNLRDIRLVGHSYGGMVISGVADCLTDRIKRLVYVNAFVPLDGQCLNDMVPPHYVGLFDAVAAANNNAVMLPFEIWRDAFINDADLELAKSAYAKLNLHPYKTFTDKIALARPLAELPVGKSYVNCRQDIALPHGLPWHPRLSERLGLFRLIECDGSHEMFFSNPARLAQAIGEAGRD comes from the coding sequence ATGTCAGACATCTATGTTCTTGTTCACGGCGCGTGGCACACCGGCGCCGAAATGGAAGCGGTGGCCGGACATCTTCGCAAAAGCGGCCACGTCGTGCATTGCCCGACAGTCGCCGGCAACAACAAGGATGACGATCGCGAGAAAACAGGACTCGAGCAGGCGATCTCGTCCGTCGTCGCTTACATCGAGGCGAACAATCTCCGCGACATCAGGCTGGTCGGCCACTCCTACGGCGGGATGGTGATCTCGGGCGTCGCCGACTGTCTGACTGACAGGATCAAGCGCCTCGTCTACGTCAACGCCTTTGTCCCGCTGGATGGGCAGTGCCTCAACGACATGGTGCCGCCGCACTATGTCGGCCTGTTCGATGCCGTGGCCGCTGCCAACAACAACGCCGTGATGCTGCCGTTCGAAATCTGGCGCGATGCCTTCATCAACGACGCCGATCTCGAACTGGCGAAATCCGCCTACGCCAAACTCAATCTGCATCCGTATAAGACGTTCACCGACAAGATCGCGCTGGCGCGTCCCCTGGCAGAGCTGCCGGTTGGCAAGTCCTATGTCAATTGCAGGCAGGACATCGCCCTGCCGCACGGCCTGCCATGGCATCCGCGCTTGTCGGAGCGGCTCGGCCTTTTCCGGCTGATCGAATGCGACGGCAGTCATGAGATGTTCTTCAGCAACCCGGCGCGGCTGGCACAGGCGATCGGGGAGGCGGGGCGCGATTGA
- a CDS encoding ABC transporter ATP-binding protein → MTVPRDKRPAAIRVVIPFVFRHWLQQPGRAAVVTGGLLGATAADLFMPIFSGRLVDALTLGTSDPGARQAAFTAFGGIVALGLISMVLRLAGLQAIVPFTLKTMSDVSRDAFARVQRFSTDWHANSFAGSTVRKITRGMWALDLLNDTILMALLPSLLVLVGSMILLGLHWPVLGAVIAVGTVIYVSMTMAFSVNYIAPAARVSNAWDTKVGGTLADALTCNAVVKSFGAEAREDARLAGVVGRWRTRVRRTWYRYNYTSTAQLAVLLCFRGSVIGGAILLWIAGRATPGDVTYVLTSYYIIHAYLRDVGMHINNLQRSVNDMEELVAIHDEPIGIADAPDAKPIDIQGGRIVFDDVTFHYGGHRAPLYDGLSVEIRAGERVGLVGRSGSGKTTFVKLVQRLYDISGGKVLIDGQDIAKATQQSLRSQIAIVQQEPILFHRTLAENIAYGRPGASMAAIEQAARLANAHDFILRLPKGYGTLVGERGVKLSGGERQRVALARAFLADAPVLILDEATSSLDSESEGLIQQAMERLMKGRTSIVIAHRLSTVRSLDRILVFDRGEIVEQGTHAALTARPGGIYRGLFELQATEFSRISAAE, encoded by the coding sequence ATGACCGTTCCAAGAGACAAACGTCCCGCGGCGATACGCGTGGTGATCCCGTTCGTGTTCCGCCACTGGCTGCAGCAGCCCGGCCGCGCCGCCGTCGTGACCGGCGGCCTGCTGGGAGCAACCGCGGCCGACCTGTTCATGCCGATCTTCTCCGGCCGGCTGGTCGATGCGCTGACGCTGGGCACTTCCGACCCGGGCGCGCGACAGGCTGCGTTCACAGCCTTCGGCGGGATCGTCGCGCTCGGACTCATATCGATGGTCCTGCGCCTGGCCGGGCTGCAGGCCATCGTGCCGTTCACGCTGAAGACCATGTCCGACGTATCGCGCGACGCTTTCGCGCGCGTACAGCGCTTTTCGACCGACTGGCACGCCAACTCGTTTGCCGGCTCCACCGTACGCAAGATCACGCGCGGGATGTGGGCGCTCGATCTGCTCAACGATACCATCTTGATGGCGCTGCTGCCGTCGCTACTGGTGCTGGTCGGCTCGATGATCCTGCTCGGGCTGCACTGGCCGGTGCTCGGCGCGGTCATCGCGGTCGGCACCGTGATCTATGTCTCGATGACGATGGCGTTCTCGGTGAACTACATCGCACCCGCCGCGCGCGTCTCCAACGCCTGGGACACCAAAGTCGGCGGCACGCTGGCGGATGCCTTGACCTGCAACGCGGTGGTAAAGTCCTTCGGCGCGGAAGCGCGCGAGGATGCGCGGCTGGCCGGTGTCGTCGGACGCTGGCGCACGCGCGTGCGGCGGACCTGGTACCGTTACAACTACACTTCGACGGCGCAACTCGCGGTGTTGTTGTGCTTCCGCGGATCGGTGATCGGCGGGGCGATCCTGTTGTGGATCGCCGGCCGCGCCACGCCGGGCGACGTCACCTACGTGCTGACCAGTTACTACATCATTCATGCCTATCTGCGTGACGTCGGCATGCACATCAACAACCTGCAGCGTTCGGTCAACGACATGGAGGAGCTGGTCGCGATCCATGACGAGCCGATCGGCATCGCCGATGCGCCGGATGCAAAGCCGATCGACATCCAGGGCGGCCGCATTGTGTTCGACGACGTGACGTTCCATTACGGCGGCCACCGCGCGCCGCTGTATGACGGATTGTCGGTCGAGATCCGCGCCGGCGAGCGGGTCGGCCTGGTCGGCCGCTCCGGTTCCGGCAAAACCACTTTCGTCAAACTGGTGCAGCGGCTCTACGATATCAGCGGCGGAAAGGTCCTGATCGACGGTCAGGATATCGCGAAAGCCACGCAGCAATCGCTGCGCAGCCAGATCGCGATCGTGCAGCAGGAGCCGATCCTGTTTCACCGCACGCTGGCCGAGAACATCGCCTATGGCCGGCCGGGCGCCAGCATGGCGGCGATCGAGCAGGCGGCGCGGCTCGCCAATGCGCACGATTTCATCCTGCGGCTGCCGAAAGGCTACGGCACGCTGGTCGGCGAGCGCGGCGTCAAGCTGTCGGGCGGCGAGCGGCAGCGCGTCGCGCTGGCGCGCGCGTTCCTGGCGGACGCACCGGTGCTGATCCTGGACGAGGCAACCTCGAGCCTTGATTCGGAGTCAGAGGGCCTGATCCAGCAGGCCATGGAGCGGCTGATGAAAGGGCGGACCTCGATCGTAATCGCGCACCGGCTGTCGACGGTGCGCAGCCTCGACCGCATCCTGGTTTTCGACCGCGGCGAGATCGTCGAGCAGGGAACGCACGCGGCGCTGACCGCCAGGCCCGGCGGCATCTATCGCGGGCTGTTCGAGCTGCAGGCCACCGAGTTCAGCCGCATTTCGGCGGCGGAGTGA
- a CDS encoding alpha/beta fold hydrolase: MGATSKTLLVCHGAWSAGWAWKKMHPLMQAAGHRLITPTYTGLGERAHLAHPGIDLNSHIEDVLHVIEYEDLREFVLIGHSYGGMVATGVADRARDKVKQLIYIDAFVPQDGQSLLDLNEAGRARMEELAKTGDGWRVPPNPTPPDTSPADVEWLSARRVNMPIKCFETRLKLQGGALTLPRSYIYATRITPADTFGPFARMTKGDPAWSYYEIDASHSPNVTAPEALMALLQKIVA; the protein is encoded by the coding sequence ATGGGCGCAACTTCGAAAACCCTCCTCGTCTGTCACGGCGCGTGGTCCGCGGGTTGGGCCTGGAAGAAAATGCATCCGCTGATGCAGGCCGCCGGGCATCGCCTGATCACGCCGACCTACACCGGTCTCGGCGAGCGCGCGCATCTGGCGCATCCGGGGATCGATCTCAATTCGCATATCGAAGACGTTTTGCACGTCATCGAGTATGAAGACCTGCGCGAATTCGTGCTGATCGGCCACAGCTATGGCGGCATGGTCGCGACCGGCGTCGCCGACCGCGCCCGCGACAAGGTCAAGCAGCTCATCTATATCGACGCCTTCGTGCCGCAGGACGGGCAGTCGCTGCTCGATCTGAACGAAGCGGGGCGGGCGCGGATGGAGGAGTTGGCCAAGACCGGCGATGGCTGGCGCGTGCCGCCAAACCCGACGCCGCCGGATACATCGCCTGCGGACGTCGAATGGCTCAGCGCGCGCCGCGTCAACATGCCGATCAAGTGTTTCGAGACCAGGCTCAAGCTGCAGGGCGGCGCGCTGACCCTGCCGCGCAGCTATATCTACGCCACCCGCATCACGCCGGCCGACACTTTTGGGCCGTTCGCCAGGATGACAAAGGGTGATCCCGCCTGGAGCTATTACGAGATCGACGCCAGCCATTCGCCGAATGTCACCGCGCCGGAAGCGCTGATGGCGCTGCTGCAGAAGATCGTTGCGTAG
- a CDS encoding DMT family transporter codes for MSSPASRERLGLLLGFIGMVIFGGTLPATRIAVAEIDPIALTALRTAIAGLCSLALLLVLRRPLPPRALWLQLVIAMLCVAILFPLLMSMGMQRVDASHGGVVLGVLPIATALVAVAITHERPRPLFWIASVAGAALVIAFALRQGGGALVAGDLFLFASVAVAAIGYAFSGRLTSQMPGWEVISWILVIALPLSIPAAVLTMPADITHIALKPWLGLLYVALFSQWIGFFAWNAGLAMGGIARVSQIQLLQPFVTFALAAFFNDETITLQILLFAAAVVVTVAISTRTRARTAPSPPQQNREPSQLAAS; via the coding sequence ATGAGCTCCCCTGCTTCGCGCGAGCGCCTCGGCCTGTTGCTGGGCTTCATCGGCATGGTGATCTTCGGCGGCACGCTGCCGGCGACGCGGATCGCAGTCGCGGAAATTGATCCGATTGCACTGACCGCGCTGCGCACCGCTATCGCAGGGCTTTGCTCGCTGGCGCTCCTTCTCGTGTTGCGCCGGCCGCTGCCGCCCCGCGCGCTATGGCTGCAACTCGTGATCGCCATGCTTTGCGTCGCGATCCTGTTTCCACTGTTGATGTCGATGGGCATGCAGAGGGTCGACGCCTCGCATGGCGGCGTGGTGCTGGGCGTACTGCCGATCGCCACCGCGCTCGTCGCCGTTGCCATTACTCATGAGCGGCCGCGGCCGCTGTTCTGGATTGCTTCCGTGGCCGGCGCCGCGTTGGTGATCGCATTCGCATTGCGGCAAGGCGGCGGCGCGCTGGTCGCCGGTGATTTATTCCTGTTCGCATCGGTCGCCGTCGCCGCGATCGGCTACGCATTCTCCGGCCGGCTCACCTCGCAAATGCCGGGCTGGGAGGTCATAAGCTGGATCCTGGTTATTGCGCTGCCGCTGTCGATTCCGGCAGCCGTGCTGACCATGCCCGCCGATATCACCCACATCGCCCTGAAACCCTGGCTCGGGCTGCTTTACGTCGCGCTGTTCTCGCAATGGATCGGGTTCTTCGCGTGGAATGCAGGGCTGGCGATGGGCGGCATCGCGCGGGTCTCGCAGATCCAGTTGCTGCAACCCTTCGTCACCTTTGCGCTGGCCGCCTTCTTCAACGACGAGACCATCACGCTGCAGATCCTGCTGTTCGCTGCCGCCGTCGTAGTGACGGTCGCCATTTCGACGCGCACCCGGGCCAGAACGGCTCCCTCGCCGCCGCAGCAAAATCGCGAGCCGTCTCAATTGGCGGCGTCCTGA
- a CDS encoding sulfite exporter TauE/SafE family protein has product MDFATYAILLAGALAGGFVSGLSGFGTALMALGIWLYILPPAIAVPLVLICSVSSQISTLPSMWKVLDFKLAWPFVAGGLAGMPIGALLVARADPQNFKLSVGMMLLVFPTALYFIRKPMAFRFGGRPADAAVGFAGGILGGLAGLSGPLPTLWASIRGWTKDQRRGLFQIFNGSVLGAALILQIASGFVKWDVFWLAMLALPGTLIGARLGMRTYQALNDRNFYDVVLALLFLSGVGLVWSSIAPS; this is encoded by the coding sequence GTGGACTTCGCCACCTACGCCATCCTGCTCGCCGGCGCGCTCGCGGGCGGCTTTGTCTCCGGACTTTCCGGTTTCGGCACGGCGCTGATGGCGCTGGGGATCTGGCTTTACATCTTGCCGCCGGCCATTGCGGTGCCGCTGGTCCTGATCTGCTCGGTGAGTTCGCAGATCTCGACGCTGCCATCGATGTGGAAAGTTCTCGACTTCAAGCTGGCGTGGCCGTTCGTGGCCGGCGGTCTTGCCGGCATGCCGATCGGGGCGCTGCTGGTCGCGCGCGCCGACCCGCAAAACTTCAAGCTCAGCGTCGGCATGATGCTGCTGGTATTTCCTACCGCACTCTATTTCATCCGCAAGCCGATGGCCTTCCGCTTCGGCGGCCGGCCGGCAGACGCAGCCGTCGGATTTGCCGGCGGCATCCTCGGCGGCCTCGCCGGCCTGTCGGGCCCGCTGCCGACCCTGTGGGCCAGCATCCGCGGCTGGACCAAGGACCAGCGCCGCGGCCTCTTCCAGATCTTCAACGGCAGCGTGCTCGGCGCCGCGCTCATCCTGCAGATCGCCAGCGGCTTCGTTAAATGGGATGTGTTCTGGCTGGCGATGCTGGCGCTGCCCGGCACGCTGATCGGCGCCCGTCTTGGCATGCGCACCTATCAAGCCCTGAATGACCGAAACTTCTACGACGTCGTGCTGGCTCTGCTATTTCTGTCGGGAGTTGGATTGGTGTGGAGCAGCATTGCTCCGAGCTGA
- a CDS encoding helix-turn-helix domain-containing protein: MASRTTSVIETWSTALVEPERRLDYWIGAVCECFLEMDITTPVRSGFDCSVQRGQLDTIGINRVEGSAQHVYRRKGSLARSASNYYYLLCKTDNDWTAMQDGHASRLQPGDLVLLDSRRCYEFNFPVTSNTLSLELPIAWVESWVTDPERRVGQRIDGRAGWGAALSTFARQLMPQLAIERPLPAQVLTDQLGALLALGFGSEIPAAPSEQRDAAKLLDQIGRAIRLRYAEPGLTAATIAAHLRVSERTLHRCLNKAGLTFSGLLNDCRMAAARRMLSEPRFDRIGVGGIGLRVGFSDPSHFIRQCRRYLGMTPGAFRQLR, from the coding sequence ATGGCGTCCAGAACGACTTCTGTCATCGAGACATGGTCGACCGCCTTGGTCGAGCCGGAACGGCGCCTGGACTATTGGATCGGCGCCGTCTGCGAATGTTTTCTCGAAATGGATATCACGACGCCGGTGCGGTCGGGCTTCGACTGCTCCGTTCAGCGCGGGCAACTCGACACGATCGGCATCAACCGCGTCGAGGGCTCGGCGCAGCACGTCTACCGCAGGAAAGGCAGCCTCGCGCGCAGTGCATCGAACTACTATTACCTGCTGTGCAAGACTGACAATGACTGGACCGCCATGCAGGACGGCCACGCGTCGCGCCTGCAGCCCGGTGATCTCGTGCTGCTGGATTCCCGGCGCTGCTACGAGTTCAACTTTCCGGTAACTTCAAACACGCTGTCACTGGAACTGCCGATCGCGTGGGTCGAATCCTGGGTCACCGATCCGGAGCGGCGCGTCGGGCAGCGTATTGACGGGCGCGCCGGTTGGGGCGCGGCGCTCAGCACATTCGCGCGCCAGTTGATGCCGCAACTGGCGATCGAGCGGCCGCTGCCTGCGCAGGTTTTGACCGATCAGCTCGGAGCGCTTCTGGCGCTTGGGTTCGGAAGCGAGATTCCGGCCGCGCCCTCCGAGCAGCGCGATGCGGCGAAGCTGTTGGACCAGATCGGTCGGGCCATCCGGCTGCGCTACGCCGAACCGGGATTGACGGCTGCGACCATCGCCGCACATCTGCGTGTCTCGGAACGAACCCTGCATCGCTGTCTCAACAAGGCAGGCCTGACGTTCAGCGGGCTGCTCAACGATTGCCGCATGGCGGCGGCGCGCCGGATGCTGAGCGAGCCGCGGTTCGATCGCATCGGCGTCGGCGGGATCGGGCTGCGGGTCGGTTTTTCCGATCCATCTCACTTCATCCGCCAATGCCGGAGATACCTCGGCATGACGCCGGGCGCCTTCCGGCAGCTGCGCTAA